The Chryseolinea soli nucleotide sequence TATGAGCGACGAAGCCAAGGTGTATCAGCAGGCCGTGTTCTATTATTTTCTCAACCGTCATGACGATGGAACCATCGACCTCCTGTTCAGCGGTGGCGATGACAACGCAAACTATCTTAACAATGACCTGGGTGTTGGCGCTTTGAATGCGTTTTTTGCCAACCGCACCTTCCGGTTCAATTGGGTGAAAACGTGCAGCGGCGATGTGTTCGTCGGACTTTATCCGCAGGACTCGCCCGAGAATTTCAGTTTTGGAGTATTGGAAAAATAAGATCGCCACGATGAACAAGAAGAACACATTCAACCGCACAACATTATTATTGACATGCCTTTGCGCATTGTTGTTGGCGACGTCATGCGACCGGAACTACGAGGCCATTTTTGCCGAAACACCCGACCAGCGGGCACAGGCTGTGCTGGATCAATACAACACCTTGCTCATGGGAGCCCCCAACGGATGGAAAGCGTCGCTCTACACGGGTACCGGGGCCGGGTACTTTTATTATTTCGATTTTAATGCCGAAGGCCACGTAACGATGCTGTCGGACTTTAATGAGGAAACGGCGGGCGAGCCCATGGAGACCACGTGGACGTTGAAATCCCTTCAACGCGCAACACTCAGCTTCACCACCTATTCCTACATTCATTTACCAGCCGATCCCGATGGCAACATAAACAACGGCGTACCCGGCAGCGGACTGTTATCTGATTTTGAATTTGCAGTCCTCCGTACTTCGGGAGACAGTGTGATCATGAAAGGCGTGCAACATGCCGCTGAGCTCGTCCTCATCAAGGCCAGTGCCGCGGAGCAGTCGGCCATCCTGGGCGATCGCATCCAGCATTTGCTCCAACAGACCTCGGCCTATCTCGCCGCAGCAAAAGGCTACCGGCTCACCCTGCCCGACCACACCGAGGTGCCGATGGCATTGAGCATTTCGAAAAAACTTTTATCGTTTCAATATATCGATAGCGACGGCACCACGATCAAATCGCCGCGCACGTCCTATACGTTTTCCATTGATGGGATCGTGTTGAAAGACCCGATCACGATCCAAGGTTCTACCGTTCATTCGTTGTTCTGGAACGACGACACGAATTCATATGCTGTAAACAAAGCCGACGGCGTGCCCCTCATCGCATCGGACGACACTTTCATTTTCGAACCAGCCACACCCCTCTACAGCTTGCTGGATAAAAAGCTCATTACAGCCACCTTGCCCGAGGGTGCAGGGGTCTATCCTTTACCGGGTCAGTCGGATGAATTCACGGCGCTATACAACGATATCGCTACTGCAATCTACAACGGCCCCTATCGACTAACACTTCGCGATATCCGTATTGTATTTCCTCCCAATACCGGTCTCATGCAATTTGTGGTGACGTTCACACAGCCGGGACAAAATGGTTCGGTCAACCTGTTTTCCGCGCAGTACACCTACTCCTACCAATTGCGCGATGGCGGGATACTGAAATTCAAATTGGAAGGCAGAGACCAAAATGCAGGGCTGTTGTATGGTGATTTCATCGGAATATTAAATCACTTCGACAACGACACATTCGCTGTGAAATACGTTGGTGGTGGCTTCAATGTGGTGGCGGGATTTTTTAGCCAGGAGGAAAGTGGGTATTATTTTGGTGGGTACTTACCGGAGCAATAAGGCCGACAGGAATCTCTTTCCCTCTGGTCATTTGATCGAGAGCCTCGCTTTGTACT carries:
- a CDS encoding DUF4302 domain-containing protein, with the translated sequence MNKKNTFNRTTLLLTCLCALLLATSCDRNYEAIFAETPDQRAQAVLDQYNTLLMGAPNGWKASLYTGTGAGYFYYFDFNAEGHVTMLSDFNEETAGEPMETTWTLKSLQRATLSFTTYSYIHLPADPDGNINNGVPGSGLLSDFEFAVLRTSGDSVIMKGVQHAAELVLIKASAAEQSAILGDRIQHLLQQTSAYLAAAKGYRLTLPDHTEVPMALSISKKLLSFQYIDSDGTTIKSPRTSYTFSIDGIVLKDPITIQGSTVHSLFWNDDTNSYAVNKADGVPLIASDDTFIFEPATPLYSLLDKKLITATLPEGAGVYPLPGQSDEFTALYNDIATAIYNGPYRLTLRDIRIVFPPNTGLMQFVVTFTQPGQNGSVNLFSAQYTYSYQLRDGGILKFKLEGRDQNAGLLYGDFIGILNHFDNDTFAVKYVGGGFNVVAGFFSQEESGYYFGGYLPEQ